The Symphalangus syndactylus isolate Jambi chromosome 23, NHGRI_mSymSyn1-v2.1_pri, whole genome shotgun sequence genome has a window encoding:
- the LOC134735745 gene encoding uncharacterized protein — MVKTPHSSVQKYTFLKDALSYFLSVSRAAIFVLTICKMGKPLSRPDCLRQNPPCVGKGEEEEDLNIEDCYVPQRSIYDTVRLNEQIDSGSKGSLSSRHFTDRTLPYSHRTLEVSSLCSNGALTSSSVFELRGREANKLDEKMIFDALKLNSDIIRTTGLPKAKSHAEKKEHRRSWRMFVPANFMDYANKSESSFVEPTDMSDAVTKASKCRWGTNSLTSEEDDSGLCSPPAEREEKQGILTGDQSRIKSLSSAEDILVTDQYRPLFSVNSISEQKIPLLSCQSAHPDENFKMIFHDVSPLEEAKRVNDQREIHDENCWLQNNLKESPVKCDPLIMPRNRENEHIFNLGEENKTYGPGESQITAQSRELLKDSPQDLDLSHTDLGESDVDCGSTSLVENVTLLTQYDSGECNIVSKEEVEAPLSAQESEMLYRKYSLKFISARKKAAPRKTGAQAGILDTVCNGFQLVQVIHGNMKLCSVKSLWFW, encoded by the coding sequence ATGGTGAAGACACCCCATAGCTCTGTTCAGAAGTATACTTTCTTGAAAGATGCTTtatcttatttcttatctgtgtcAAGAGCTGCAATATTTGTTTTaactatctgcaaaatggggaagcCACTCAGCAGACCAGACTGTTTACGTCAGAATCCCCCATGTGTAGGGAAGGGTGAAGAAGAGGAGGACCTAAATATCGAAGACTGTTATGTCCCACAGCGGTCAATCTATGATACTGTTAGACTAAATGAACAGATAGACTCTGGTTCAAAAGGTAGTCTATCTTCCAGGCATTTTACAGATCGAACTTTACCCTACAGTCACAGAACACTGGAGGTTAGTTCTTTATGCTCTAATGGTGCCCTTACTTCTTCCAGTGTATTTGAGCTGAGAGGTCGGGAAGCTAACAAACTAGATGAAAAGATGATCTTTGATGCACTCAAACTAAATAGTGATATCATTCGAACCACAGGATTACCTAAAGCCAAATCTCATGCAGAAAAGAAAGAGCATAGACGGTCATGGCGAATGTTTGTCCCGGCCAATTTTATGGATTATGCAAACAAAAGTGAAAGCTCTTTTGTTGAACCTACTGATATGTCAGATGCTGTTACCAAGGCCAGCAAGTGCAGATGGGGTACTAATTCTCTCACTTCGGAGGAGGATGACTCTGGTTTATGTAGCCCTCCagcagagagggaagaaaaacagGGCATTTTAACTGGAGACCAGTCACGAATTAAAAGTTTGTCTTCTGCTGAAGATATTCTTGTAACAGACCAATACAGAccattgttttctgttaattcCATTAGCGAACAGAAAATCCCACTGCTTTCATGTCAAAGTGCCCACCCTgatgaaaatttcaaaatgatttttcatGATGTTTCTCCACTAGAGGAAGCAAAACGTGTAAATGATCAAAGGGAAATCCACGATGAAAATTGTTGGCTGCAGAATAATTTGAAAGAGAGCCCTGTGAAGTGTGACCCATTAATTATgccaagaaatagagaaaatgagcATATTTTTAACCTTGGAGAAGAGAACAAAACATACGGACCTGGAGAATCCCAAATCACAGCACAAAGTAGGGAACTCTTGAAGGATTCCCCTCAAGATTTAGATCTCTCTCACACAGATCTAGGGGAGAGTGATGTCGATTGTGGTAGCACCAGCTTAGTAGAAAATGTGACACTTTTGACACAGTATGATTCAGGAGAATGCAACATTGTATCTAAAGAGGAAGTGGAGGCTCCTCTTTCTGCCCAGGAGAGCGAAATGCTCTATAGGAAGTACTCCCTGAAATTCATATCAGCAAGAAAGAAAGCAGCACCCAGAAAAACAGGGGCCCAGGCAGGAATATTGGACACAGTCTGCAATGGCTTTCAGTTGGTTCAGGTAATTCATGGAAATATGAAACTCTGCAGTGTCAAAAGTTTGTGGTTCTGGTAA